The proteins below are encoded in one region of Rhododendron vialii isolate Sample 1 chromosome 7a, ASM3025357v1:
- the LOC131331789 gene encoding uncharacterized protein LOC131331789 isoform X1, producing MAEPHETPTDPAPPPAAEGNPNKRPREDDGGDDETPWGEAPSPKRRIKSAADVLYRIVVPSRQIGKVIGKRGARIQSIREETKATIKVADAVARHEERVIIISSKDSDNTISDAEKALYLIASLILKDDEGNLEALKVGAGHVASNTIRLLIAGSQAGGMIGTSGQNIVNLRNSSGATITVLAQNQIPLYASAHESDRVVQISGDVSAVMKALEEIGSQLRDNPPKQAIALIPTSNRGLNRTPQHYVDPTSADYMTLEMLVSETMVGGLIGRCGSNISKIRTESGAAIKVHGGKGEHNHRQIHIGGSAQQVALAKQRIDEYVYSQFIQQVGAQQLIDPASGLMNTALAPFFPSTTPTNQVPAYPPGLPYYAPPM from the exons ATGGCCGAACCCCACGAAACACCGACCGACCCCGCGCCACCACCGGCGGCGGAAGGAAACCCTAACAAGCGCCCCCGAGAAGACGACGGCGGTGATGATGAGACTCCGTGGGGAGAAGCTCCGTCGCCGAAGCGGCGGATCAAGTCGGCGGCTGACGTTCTGTACAGGATAGTGGTCCCGTCGAGGCAAATCGGGAAGGTGATAGGGAAAAGAGGGGCTCGAATCCAGAGTATTAGGGAAGAGACCAAAGCCACCATCAAAGTCGCCGACGCCGTCGCG CGACATGAAGAGCGCGTAATTATTATAAGCTCAAAGGACAGTGACAACACAATATCTGATGCAGAAAAGGCCCTCTATCTTATAGCAAGTTTGATCCTCAAG GATGATGAAGGCAATCTAGAGGCCCTCAAAGTTGGCGCTGGGCATGTGGCCTCAAATACTATAAGGCTTTTGATAGCTGGTTCTCAAGCAGGTGGTATGATTGGAACGTCAGGTCAAAACATTGTGAACCTAAGAAATTCCTCTGGTGCCACAATAACAGTACTTGCTCAAAATCAGATCCCTTTATATGCTTCTGCCCATGAGTCTGATCGAGTGGTGCAG ATATCAGGGGATGTTTCTGCAGTAATGAAGGCTTTGGAGGAGATAGGAAGCCAACTAAG GGACAATCCACCTAAACAAGCAATTGCCCTAATTCCAACATCTAATCGTGGCTTAAACCGAACACCTCAACATTATGTGGACCCAACTTCGG CTGATTATATGACTCTGGAGATGCTGGTTTCGGAAACGATGGTCGGTGGCTTGATAGGGAGATGTGGTTCGAACATATCAAAGATCAGAACTGAGTCTGGAGCGGCAATCAAG GTTCATGGTGGGAAAGGTGAGCATAATCATAGGCAAATCCACATTGGTGGTAGCGCTCAACAG GTAGCACTGGCAAAGCAGAGAATTGACGAATACGTATATTCCCAGTTCATTCAACAAGTTGGTGCTCAACAGTTGAT TGATCCTGCATCTGGATTGATGAACACCGCCCTCGCTCCTTTCTTCCCATCCACGACTCCCACAAATCAAGTTCCTGCTTATCCTCCTGGTCTGCCTTACTATGCTCCACCAATGTAG
- the LOC131331789 gene encoding uncharacterized protein LOC131331789 isoform X2 produces the protein MRLDVPTLRRVSVDVLEPMPTIASTHPLQHGFFTVHCRMKQDDEGNLEALKVGAGHVASNTIRLLIAGSQAGGMIGTSGQNIVNLRNSSGATITVLAQNQIPLYASAHESDRVVQISGDVSAVMKALEEIGSQLRDNPPKQAIALIPTSNRGLNRTPQHYVDPTSADYMTLEMLVSETMVGGLIGRCGSNISKIRTESGAAIKVHGGKGEHNHRQIHIGGSAQQVALAKQRIDEYVYSQFIQQVGAQQLIDPASGLMNTALAPFFPSTTPTNQVPAYPPGLPYYAPPM, from the exons ATGAGGCTTGATGTCCCAACCTTGAGGAGGGTCTCGGTGGATGTTTTGGAACCAATGCCCACCATTGCTTCCACACACCCTCTTCAACATGGATTCTTCACAGTTCATTGTCGAATGAAGCAG GATGATGAAGGCAATCTAGAGGCCCTCAAAGTTGGCGCTGGGCATGTGGCCTCAAATACTATAAGGCTTTTGATAGCTGGTTCTCAAGCAGGTGGTATGATTGGAACGTCAGGTCAAAACATTGTGAACCTAAGAAATTCCTCTGGTGCCACAATAACAGTACTTGCTCAAAATCAGATCCCTTTATATGCTTCTGCCCATGAGTCTGATCGAGTGGTGCAG ATATCAGGGGATGTTTCTGCAGTAATGAAGGCTTTGGAGGAGATAGGAAGCCAACTAAG GGACAATCCACCTAAACAAGCAATTGCCCTAATTCCAACATCTAATCGTGGCTTAAACCGAACACCTCAACATTATGTGGACCCAACTTCGG CTGATTATATGACTCTGGAGATGCTGGTTTCGGAAACGATGGTCGGTGGCTTGATAGGGAGATGTGGTTCGAACATATCAAAGATCAGAACTGAGTCTGGAGCGGCAATCAAG GTTCATGGTGGGAAAGGTGAGCATAATCATAGGCAAATCCACATTGGTGGTAGCGCTCAACAG GTAGCACTGGCAAAGCAGAGAATTGACGAATACGTATATTCCCAGTTCATTCAACAAGTTGGTGCTCAACAGTTGAT TGATCCTGCATCTGGATTGATGAACACCGCCCTCGCTCCTTTCTTCCCATCCACGACTCCCACAAATCAAGTTCCTGCTTATCCTCCTGGTCTGCCTTACTATGCTCCACCAATGTAG
- the LOC131331790 gene encoding uncharacterized protein LOC131331790 isoform X1, whose protein sequence is MGKFSKRARKDPESDSGSQGESETEEMLEDKYDDGGGDYSDDSEEDSDKEEEDVDGDVQNDIGKDAELEELERELTDIRHQEQDLLRNLKHQKDEDLLKGQAVKNQKALWDKTLELRFLIQKAFSSSNRLPKEPIKSSFCDSDNKVNEAYSDLINSSKKTLDSLVELQEALLEKNPSIAQATDGNSGQPPKHSEASRSSNGEGDQEWSRISEMHSRVAAFRNKSIDKWQRKTQVTTGAAAIKGKLHAFNQNVSEQVAGYMRDPSRMIKGMQQSRSTVAIFGTVPDVEGITKEQDTKKDGDPELLDDSEFYQQLLKEFFETFDPTSSETAFYALKRMQTKKRKIVDRRASKNRKIRYHVHEKIVNFMAPQTMQLPPMAPKLFENLFGLRTKKPIPVE, encoded by the exons ATGGGGAAATTCTCAAAGCGAGCAAGAAAAGATCCAGAGAGTGACAGTGGTTCGCAAGGTGAAAGCGAAACCGAAGAGATG CTGGAGGATAAGTATGACGATGGTGGTGGTGACTATAGTGATGACAGTGAGGAGGATAGTGACAAGGAGGAAGAGGACGTAGATGGGGATGTGCAAAATGATATCGGAAAAGATGCTGAGTTGGAAGAACTAGAGAGGGAATTAACCGATATCCGTCACCAGGAGCA AGACCTTTTGAGAAATCTAAAGCATCAGAAGGATGAGGATCTTCTCAAAGGCCAAGCAGTCAAAAATCAGAAG GCCCTCTGGGACAAGACTCTTGAGTTGAGGTTCTTGATACAAAAAGCATTCTCAAGTTCAAATAGACTACCAAAG GAGCCAATTAAGTCTTCATTCTGTGATTCGGACAATAAAGTGAATGAAGCATATTCAGATCTAATTAACTCATCGAAGAAGACGTTGGATTCTCTAGTGGAATTACAGGAG GCGCTACTTGAAAAGAATCCATCCATTGCTCAAGCCACAGACG GTAACTCTGGTCAACCTCCCAAGCATTCAGAAGCTTCTAGGAGCTCAAATGGAGAAGGGGATCAAGAATGGTCACGGATTTCTGAAATGCACTCTAG AGTAGCTGCTTTTAGAAACAAATCGATAGATAAATGGCAGAGAAAGACACAGGTGACAACTGGTGCTGCTGCTATTAAAGGCAAATTACATGCCTTCAATCAG AATGTTAGTGAGCAAGTTGCTGGTTACATGAGGGATCCAAGTCGAATGATAAAGGGAATGCAACAGAGCAGGTCAACTGTTGCTATATTTGGGACT GTTCCTGATGTGGAGGGCATTACAAAGGAACag GACACAAAAAAGGATGGTGACCCTGAGCTTCTGGATGACTCCGAATTCTACCAGCAATTATtgaaggaattttttgaaacatTTGACCCTACATCATCTG AGACGGCCTTTTATGCTCTGAAGAGAATGCAAACCAAGAAAAGGAAGATTGTTGATCGACGTGCCTCAAAGAATCGGAAGATTCG GTATCATGTGCATGAAAAGATTGTCAATTTCATGGCTCCTCAGACTATGCAGCTTCCTCCTATGGCCcctaaattatttgaaaatttatttggcCTCAGAACCAAGAAGCCTATCCCCGTTGAGTAG
- the LOC131331790 gene encoding uncharacterized protein LOC131331790 isoform X2, with product MGKFSKRARKDPESDSGSQGESETEEMLEDKYDDGGGDYSDDSEEDSDKEEEDVDGDVQNDIGKDAELEELERELTDIRHQEQDLLRNLKHQKDEDLLKGQAVKNQKALWDKTLELRFLIQKAFSSSNRLPKEPIKSSFCDSDNKVNEAYSDLINSSKKTLDSLVELQEALLEKNPSIAQATDEASRSSNGEGDQEWSRISEMHSRVAAFRNKSIDKWQRKTQVTTGAAAIKGKLHAFNQNVSEQVAGYMRDPSRMIKGMQQSRSTVAIFGTVPDVEGITKEQDTKKDGDPELLDDSEFYQQLLKEFFETFDPTSSETAFYALKRMQTKKRKIVDRRASKNRKIRYHVHEKIVNFMAPQTMQLPPMAPKLFENLFGLRTKKPIPVE from the exons ATGGGGAAATTCTCAAAGCGAGCAAGAAAAGATCCAGAGAGTGACAGTGGTTCGCAAGGTGAAAGCGAAACCGAAGAGATG CTGGAGGATAAGTATGACGATGGTGGTGGTGACTATAGTGATGACAGTGAGGAGGATAGTGACAAGGAGGAAGAGGACGTAGATGGGGATGTGCAAAATGATATCGGAAAAGATGCTGAGTTGGAAGAACTAGAGAGGGAATTAACCGATATCCGTCACCAGGAGCA AGACCTTTTGAGAAATCTAAAGCATCAGAAGGATGAGGATCTTCTCAAAGGCCAAGCAGTCAAAAATCAGAAG GCCCTCTGGGACAAGACTCTTGAGTTGAGGTTCTTGATACAAAAAGCATTCTCAAGTTCAAATAGACTACCAAAG GAGCCAATTAAGTCTTCATTCTGTGATTCGGACAATAAAGTGAATGAAGCATATTCAGATCTAATTAACTCATCGAAGAAGACGTTGGATTCTCTAGTGGAATTACAGGAG GCGCTACTTGAAAAGAATCCATCCATTGCTCAAGCCACAGACG AAGCTTCTAGGAGCTCAAATGGAGAAGGGGATCAAGAATGGTCACGGATTTCTGAAATGCACTCTAG AGTAGCTGCTTTTAGAAACAAATCGATAGATAAATGGCAGAGAAAGACACAGGTGACAACTGGTGCTGCTGCTATTAAAGGCAAATTACATGCCTTCAATCAG AATGTTAGTGAGCAAGTTGCTGGTTACATGAGGGATCCAAGTCGAATGATAAAGGGAATGCAACAGAGCAGGTCAACTGTTGCTATATTTGGGACT GTTCCTGATGTGGAGGGCATTACAAAGGAACag GACACAAAAAAGGATGGTGACCCTGAGCTTCTGGATGACTCCGAATTCTACCAGCAATTATtgaaggaattttttgaaacatTTGACCCTACATCATCTG AGACGGCCTTTTATGCTCTGAAGAGAATGCAAACCAAGAAAAGGAAGATTGTTGATCGACGTGCCTCAAAGAATCGGAAGATTCG GTATCATGTGCATGAAAAGATTGTCAATTTCATGGCTCCTCAGACTATGCAGCTTCCTCCTATGGCCcctaaattatttgaaaatttatttggcCTCAGAACCAAGAAGCCTATCCCCGTTGAGTAG
- the LOC131331791 gene encoding homeobox-leucine zipper protein HAT3-like, producing the protein MGEKDDGLGLSLSFKCPEQENPPPPPPPPPPFPLNLHSMFQHHNKPSLTAFQPSPEARSYLRGFDINRSAAECEEEAGVSSPNSTISSVSGKRSEREEAAERGWGSTDGGGGDEDDDGGETARKKLRLSREQSAVLEETFKEHTTLNPKHKVALAKQLNLRPRQVEVWFQNRRARTKLKQTEVDCEYLKRCCENLTEENRRLQKEVNELRTLKLSPQSYMNMNPPTTLTMCPSCERVAVRPPPSSAPASTAPPATSANSIAGHLKPSGPQHQRSYAHNPGP; encoded by the exons ATGGGTGAGAAAGATGATGGGTTAGGACTAAGCTTGAGCTTCAAATGCCCAGAGCAAGAgaatccaccaccaccaccacctcctcctcctcctttcccACTGAATCTACACTCCATGTTTCAACACCACAACAAGCCTTCACTCACTGCATTCCAACCTTCTCCTG AGGCGAGATCTTACCTGCGGGGGTTCGACATCAACCGGTCCGCGGCGGAGTGCGAGGAGGAGGCGGGGGTGTCGTCGCCAAACAGCACGATATCGAGCGTGAGCGGGAAGAGGAGCGAGAGAGAGGAGGCGGCGGAGAGGGGGTGGGGCAGTACCGACGGCGGCGGGGGCGACGAGGACGACGACGGGGGAGAGACGGCGAGGAAGAAGCTGAGGCTGTCGAGGGAGCAGTCGGCGGTGCTGGAAGAGACGTTCAAGGAGCACACCACGCTTAATCCG AAGCACAAGGTGGCTTTGGCGAAGCAGCTGAATCTACGGCCTCGACAAGTGGAAGTTTGGTTTCAGAACCGAAGGGCAAG GACGAAGCTGAAGCAAACAGAGGTGGATTGCGAGTACTTAAAGAGGTGCTGCGAAAATCTGACGGAGGAAAACAGGCGGTTGCAGAAGGAGGTGAACGAGCTAAGAACATTGAAACTCTCCCCGCAGTCTTACATGAACATGAACCCTCCCACCACTCTCACCATGTGCCCTTCGTGCGAGCGCGTGGCCGTCCGCCCGCCACCCTCCTCTGCTCCCGCCTCTACCGCACCGCCCGCTACATCCGCCAACAGCATTGCGGGCCACCTTAAACCGTCGGGTCCCCAGCACCAAAGATCTTACGCCCATAATCCTGGCCCTTGA
- the LOC131331793 gene encoding actin-related protein 2/3 complex subunit 5A: MAGHGGFVEADNAEAIITRIEHKSRKIESLLKQYKPVEALKTALEGSPPKTRDERCKSANWIVVHRAIMAIKDVDGMFSSLDPEYYDILMKYLYRGLSTGDRPTCDQCLRIHEKLTEKAGLGCILRSLSDTMNTV, from the exons atggcggGGCACGGGGGATTCGTGGAAGCAGACAATGCAGAAGCCATAATCACCAGAATCGAACACAAATCACGCAAGATCGAGAGCTTACTCAAACA gtACAAACCGGTGGAAGCTCTCAAGACTGCTCTCGAAGGCTCACCTCCCAAGACCAGAGACGAAAGATGCAAG TCTGCAAATTGGATTGTGGTGCACAGGGCAATTATGGCAATAAAAGATGTGGATGGGATGTTCTCTTCTCTTGACCCTGAGTACTATGATATTCTCATGAA GTACTTGTATAGAGGGTTGTCTACCGGGGATCGTCCGACATGTGACCAATGTCTACGGATTCATGAAAAGCTGACAGAGAAAGCTGGATTAGGTTGCATATTACGCTCATTATCAGACACTATGAATACTGTTTGA